Proteins encoded together in one Myotis daubentonii chromosome 17, mMyoDau2.1, whole genome shotgun sequence window:
- the PPP1R42 gene encoding protein phosphatase 1 regulatory subunit 42, which translates to MVRLTLDLIAKNSNFKPRKEETTLQYLKKITHINFSDRNIDAIDDLSLCKNLSVLYLYDNRISQITNLNFATNLTHLYLQNNCISCIENLSSLKNLEKLYLGGNYIAVVEGLEGLEGLRELHVESQRLPLGEKLLFDPRSLQSLAKSLSILNISNNNIDDIKDLEILENLHQLIAVDNQLLHVKDLEFLLSKLMKLWKMDLKGNPVCLKPKYRDRLILVSKSLGTHLY; encoded by the exons ATGGTTCGTCTGACCTTGGATCTAATTGCCAAAAACAGCAACTTTAAACCCAGAAAAGAAGAAACCACCTTACAATACCTGAAGAAAATAACTCATATAAATTTTTCAGACAGAAATATAGATGCAATT gatGACCTCTCTCTTTGTAAAAATCTTAGTGTTTTATATTTGTATGATAACCGTATTAGTCAAATAACTAACTTGAATTTTGCCACAAATCTGACCCACCTGTACCTACAAAACAATTGTATTTCATGTATAGAGAACCTCAGTTCGTTGAAGAACCTGGAAAAACT GTATCTTGGAGGCAATTACATTGCTGTCGTAGAGGGTCTAGAAGGATTAGAAGGACTGAGAGAGCTTCATGTTGAAAGTCAGAGACTTCCCCTTGGAGAAAAGCTTCTGTTTGATCCAAGAAGTCTTCAATCTCTGGCA AAATCCCTCTCTATATTGAATATCAGCAATAATAATATTGATGACATAAAAGACTTAGAAATACTGGAAAATCTTCATCAACTCATAGCAGTTGACAATCAACTTCTGCATGTGAAG GATTTGGAATTTTTACTGAGCAAATTGATGAAACTGTGGAAAATGGATCTAAAAGGAAATCCTGTTTGTCTCAAACCAAAATACAGAGACAGATTGATACTGGTCTCCAAATCACTGGGTacacatttatattaa